TCCCCAACCCCGAAATTTTAGAGGAGATCATCATGCCCACATTAGCACAGCAATGGATTGACGAAGGTAAAGCGGAAGGTAAGATTGAAGGTAAAGCGGAAGGTAAGATTGAAGGTAAGATTGAAGGTCTGCTTTCAGTGACCCGAAAATTACTGAAAGTCAAATTCCGTGAAATCTCGAGTGAATACATTTCCCGTCTGGAAAGCATGACCATTCCACAACTGGAATCCCTGGCGGAAAAAATTCTGACCGCCAAAACCCTGGACGAATTGTTTGACATTTGATGAATAGCAATGATTTCAGCAGGAGACAAATAACATGGCAGGATTGAGTCAGGAAAATCCTTTGAAAGAGGTGTTTAATGAAAGGGTCGTTCATCAACTGGCGAATGCGATTCACAAACAGGATCCGTCTTTCAAGGTTGATGAATTTTGTGCTGAAACCGTCGGTTCTTTTGCCAAATCAGGTTTTTTGGAACGTGCAAAACACATTAAGGAAATGCTACGTAAATACCTTCCTGACCATTTTCCACAAGCTGTTGATATTCTGATAAAATCGTTAGGTCCCGAATTGCAGGAACCCGGGATCACCGTCTGGGATTCTTTTATTGTTATGGCCGAGTGCGCATTTGTCGCTGACTATGGCAAAGGGCATTACGATGTTTCCATGCAGGCGTTGTATGAAATGACGAAACGTTTTTCGGCAGAAGGCGATTTGAGAACTTTTTTAGAAGTGGACTACGAAAAAACAATGAGTATTCTGCATGAGTGGTGCGCTGATTCAAGTCCACATGTTCGTAGACTGGTGTCAGAAGGAACCCGTCCCCGTTTGCCTCTCGCTGGCAGAATAACACGATTTCAGAAAAACCCGGTCCCCGTTCTGGAACTACTGGAAAAATTAAAAGACGACTCTGAACTTTATGTGCGGCGTTCAGTCGCCAACAACATCAATGACATTGCCAAAGACAATCCGGACATTGCCATTGAAACCTTACGGAAATGGCAGAAATCCGGGAGTAAGAATGTTCAGTGGGTCGTTCGTCACGCAAGTCGCTCTCTGCTCAAACAAGGAAACACGGATGTGCTGGAAATACTGGGATATTCACCGGATGTGAGCATTGAGGTTTCACCGATCGAACTCAATCAGCGCCAATTCAAGGTTGGCGATACTCTCCAAATGTCTTTTTCCATCCATTCACAAGAAAAAAAATCGCGAAAATTGATGATTGACTATGTTGTGAATTATATGAAATCCAACGGCAAGGGGGCCGATAAAGTATTCAAGATGCGTGATATACAAATTGCACCCGACGCGACACTGCACATTGAAAAATCCCATAGGTTGAAAAACACTTCAGGTAGAAAACACTATTCCGGCGAACATTCCATCTCACTGCAAATCAATGGGAAACGATATCCAAAATCCAGCTTTTCAATGGTTTAGCCCTGATTGCAACAGGTTTGATGAAAATTCTGTCCCTTAAAAATCCTTGTTTTTTTCAACATTGTTTTGTGGTCTGACTTTCATGAACGCATGAAAGTTTTTATCTGGAGCGTTGAAATAATCTGATTGCCTCCTTTTTACTAATTTGATAAACCTTGGGCTTTATTTCTCAATGACCCTCTTCTCCCAAGGAATCTTATGGAACAACAGCCATCTTTTCTGGAACAGATCCGCACAGAACTGAACGAAATCGCAAAACCTTATCAGCAACAACAAAATCAGCGGAAACGCCGTCTGGATGTCATTGCGCAATGCATCCGCTGTACGGAAAAAGATGATTTTCTCACGCTCGATACTTTGTTGAAAAGCAACGAAGTGGCCGATGTTGAACAGGAGTCGGAACTTGCTGATTGCCAGCCTTTGTTTGAACAACTGCGAGAATATGCCAGCCAGCAGGTGGATCGTTACCGTGTTGATTTTTTGGATGACCTCAAAAACGCCGCTGACGCAGTCGGCCTGCCCATTACAATTGACTTGCCGAGATTCACAATCATGAAGGGGATTGAAGGTTCGGTTGATTTTAGCGGACGTCTCACCTTGATCAACGATCGTCCAATCAAAACCATTGATCCCAAACGCATAATCTCCGCGGCACTTAAATTGAAGCGCCGTTTGTATGATCGTCCCTTTGACCCGCAAAACTTCATCAACAGTATTTTTAAAACCTATACGGATCTCTTGAAACTGGAAAACAAACCCATCGGGCAGACCGTTCCCATTCAGCCGTTTTACAAGGAATATGTGATGTCCCTTCAGAGTAAGGTGTTTTTTCTGGATATGGACAAAGTCAAATTCAAGGGCTACAGCCTGGATGAATTCGCAGTCGATTTCTGGCGTTATATGGAATCCAATTCTGGTCCGGTTTCAGGAAAATACATGCTGGAATTGAGACCCGGTCGCAACAGCAACCTGTGGATGATTGACCCTGATGGTCAGCGTCGTCAAATATCCGGAATTGCCTTTCAGGAAAATCAATAACCAACAAAGGAGAGTACCATGAAATCCCAGCAGGATATTGCCCAGTTGAAACCATTCCAGGCTCGAGCCGTGATTGAGCATCTGCGTAAAGGCAGTGTTCCCATTGAATATGTTCCTTTTTTCACAGTGGGTCGCACCCAGTGGCTGACGTTGATTGAGGATGATCTGGAAAACTATATCGGCCAGGGTGGCTCCAAAGTCCGGTTCATCAACGGTGATTACGGCGATGGAAAAACCCATTTCATGTCAGTCATTCAACATCTGGCACTGGAAAAAAAGTTTGCGGTGTCATTTGTTGTTTTGACCCGTGAGGTGCCCATCCATAAATTTGAGGTGGTGTATCAGCAGATTGTCCAGCAATTGCGTAGCTCTGAAGAACAATCTGGCCTTCGCCCGTTGGTGACGCAATGGCTGAATTCTCTGGAAGAATCACTGACAGATAAGCCTGATGCAGTCATTGCCCTGACGGAATCGTTACGGAATCTACCGGGCATGAATCTGAATTTTGCCAATGCGCTGTCCGGAATGCTGGAACACCGTTTCATGGCAAAAAACCTGGAACATCCTGAAGAAAACGAGTCCCGGCAGGAAATCCTGTTTCAATGGCTGGAAGGTCAGAAAATCAGTAAAAAAGATCTTCAGCCATTTCAGATTTTTGAATCACTCAGCAAAACCAACAGCAAGCACCTGTTGCGTTCCCTGATCGCCTTTTTAAAATATCTGGGATATCAGGGACTGATTCTGTTGCTGGATGAACTGGAAACCATTATCGCCCAAGGGACTGCTGTCCGCAACTCCGCTTATGAAAACATCCGTCTGCTCATTGACAATACCGAGCAAACGGAATTCATGCACATCTTTTTTTCCATCATTCCTGATGTGCTGTCGTCAGAAAAAGGCTTCAAGTCCTATGATGCGCTCTGGAGTCGGGTGCGTTCCGTGGGTGAAGGCAAAAAACTCAATTATCGGGGTGTGCTGGTCGATCTGCACCGGACACCGCTGGAAACCCGTGAATTTGTGGATCTCGGATTGTGCCTGCGTCAGATTCATGAAATTGCCTACCGCTGGGATGCCCAAAACAGTATCCAGAATCCTCTCATAGAAAAACTGTGTGAAACCCAAAACAAAATGGGATTGCTCAGCGAAATTCGCCTCTTCATCAAATCCATCATCAGCTATCTCGACATGGCGGAACAGGGCAATGTTCCAGATGCGCAAAGCGATGTGATTGATCACATCACCAGCAACCAGCGTGAGATGGAACAGGAAAAACTCGAGCAACTTCAACCCAAATGGGATTCCTAAAACAAATTTTT
This SAR324 cluster bacterium DNA region includes the following protein-coding sequences:
- a CDS encoding DUF4351 domain-containing protein; protein product: MPTLAQQWIDEGKAEGKIEGKAEGKIEGKIEGLLSVTRKLLKVKFREISSEYISRLESMTIPQLESLAEKILTAKTLDELFDI
- a CDS encoding DNA alkylation repair protein — encoded protein: MAGLSQENPLKEVFNERVVHQLANAIHKQDPSFKVDEFCAETVGSFAKSGFLERAKHIKEMLRKYLPDHFPQAVDILIKSLGPELQEPGITVWDSFIVMAECAFVADYGKGHYDVSMQALYEMTKRFSAEGDLRTFLEVDYEKTMSILHEWCADSSPHVRRLVSEGTRPRLPLAGRITRFQKNPVPVLELLEKLKDDSELYVRRSVANNINDIAKDNPDIAIETLRKWQKSGSKNVQWVVRHASRSLLKQGNTDVLEILGYSPDVSIEVSPIELNQRQFKVGDTLQMSFSIHSQEKKSRKLMIDYVVNYMKSNGKGADKVFKMRDIQIAPDATLHIEKSHRLKNTSGRKHYSGEHSISLQINGKRYPKSSFSMV
- a CDS encoding DUF2791 family P-loop domain-containing protein, whose product is MKSQQDIAQLKPFQARAVIEHLRKGSVPIEYVPFFTVGRTQWLTLIEDDLENYIGQGGSKVRFINGDYGDGKTHFMSVIQHLALEKKFAVSFVVLTREVPIHKFEVVYQQIVQQLRSSEEQSGLRPLVTQWLNSLEESLTDKPDAVIALTESLRNLPGMNLNFANALSGMLEHRFMAKNLEHPEENESRQEILFQWLEGQKISKKDLQPFQIFESLSKTNSKHLLRSLIAFLKYLGYQGLILLLDELETIIAQGTAVRNSAYENIRLLIDNTEQTEFMHIFFSIIPDVLSSEKGFKSYDALWSRVRSVGEGKKLNYRGVLVDLHRTPLETREFVDLGLCLRQIHEIAYRWDAQNSIQNPLIEKLCETQNKMGLLSEIRLFIKSIISYLDMAEQGNVPDAQSDVIDHITSNQREMEQEKLEQLQPKWDS